TTGTCTATCAGTGCTTGCAATATACTTGCATTAAAAATCCCTTCGATATTTTCCGTATACCAAAATAATTTCTACATATCACATGCCTTACTTTTCCCATAGGTTAAAGAGGATACATAGGTTATCTAGAAAATGAATATTCTCCTCAATAACTATGGTTTTATATTTTTTTACCATCCTATTTTTAACATTTATTATTAATTATTAATACTTCATTAAAAATAATTGAAATAAATAGATATATAGTTGCGTTTTTATATTTAAGAAACCATAAGTTTATGCTATTATCAGATAGTCTATATTTTAGGATATACAGGAAATGGGGATTACAATGACAAAGAAGATGGAAAAAAAGTATATTCCTTTAGCAAATTATTTTGAAGTAGCTTTACAACAAGAAATTACTTTATCCTTTAGCGAACTCGAAAATATTATGGGACAAGCCTTACCAAATGCAGCTTACTTGAATAAAAGCTGGTGGAAAAAAACAAAGCCTCCTCTTACACACTATTTGACATGGACAAATGCAGGTTACTACGTCATTGACATTAAACTTGGAACTAGTGTAACTTTCTCACGTACACAAATGAAGGCTACAGCGAATAGTATCTCTAATGATGATGACATCCCATCTGCCTACATAATCCGAGCAATCGAAGCATCAGATGCTAGATCATTTATACATTTACAGGAAGAGATTTTTGAACAAACTGACTTTATGTATAATGTCCAAGATGAATTGGATTTAACTGTACAACAGCTTCGTAAAAATTTAACCTACTGGAAGCAACTAAAAAACAGAACAATTTTACTTTGTATTTTAAATGGTAGTTTTGCTGGCTATGCAGTTATCCATGGCCACAAGCATTCAAAAAATAAACACGTTGCATCTATTCACCTAGCTGTTAAGGAAGAGTACCAAGGAAAAGGAATTGGTTTAGCACTCATGGAGGCAGTTGAGAAATGGTCTAAACAGCGAGAAATCTCACGCTTAGAATTGTCTGTTATGGAGCATAATGATATCGCCTTAAATTTATTCAACAAATTAGGTTTTCAGCAAGAAGGAATTCGAAAAAACGCCATTAAGTTAAACAATCGCTACATGAACGAATACAGCTTCAGTAAAATTTTATAAGCTTCTTTTCAAGGTGTCTAAAACTTATTTGGGCATCTTTTTTTCTGTTTTCTAAAAAAACGCATAGAACAGTAACGTTCTACGCGCCTAATGCCTTAAAAAACTTGCTTTTCTCTTGCTGCATCTAAGAATAATAAATTATTTTCTACTTGTTCATAGGATTGCTGATATTTATCATATTGCGCCTTATCCTGACTAATCATTTCCTCAATTAACGCATGTAGAAACGAAAATAAAACGGGGACAATATCAAGAGGCGTTTGGTTTTTCATACCAAGTGCAAATATTGCACTTGCATAATCACGAATAGGTGACAAAGCTGATCCTGTAATGGCAATTATTTTTACCTTCTTCATCTTCGCAATTTCAACGATAGTTTTTATATCGTTGGTATGCTTATCAAATGAGAAAACGATTAACGTTGTATGCTCTCCCATGCTGTTAATTTGTTGAACAATATCATCGGAATCTGAACGAAGCTGCTTAACGTTTGAGCGTAAAGTTCTTAGTGTGTATGATAACCAGTTTGCAATAGATGCCGCTTGACGAGTACCTAAAATATAAATATTATCAGCCGTATGCATCCATTTCGAACTTTTCTGTAGCATACTATCATTAATCAGATGGATCGTATCTTGAATATTTTGACTATCACGTTGCATAATCTTACCAAATCCTGTGTTTTGCTGTTTATTTGAAGTATATGTAGGTTGAAGAGTTGTCCCATTTTGTGACAATAAATACCCTCTAATTTCTTCCTGAAGCTCTACATAACCCGATAAATCCATCGCATAGCAAAAACGGATAACTGTCGATTCACTCACATTTGCTTGCCTCCCAACTTCAGCCGCACCGTTACCAATTACAGCCGTGGGGTTGTTCATAACAAATTGTGCAACTTTACGTTGTCCCTTCGATAACCTAACAAACCTTCTTTTTATTTCTTCATTAATGCTCATCCCTAACAACCTTTCTTTCAATGAAATTATCACGAATGGAGATTGTTTACTACTGACTCTAAATTCGATTAAAAATACAGTATCACGATTACAATTTGAATACAATGACTT
This genomic stretch from Lysinibacillus pakistanensis harbors:
- a CDS encoding GNAT family N-acetyltransferase, yielding MTKKMEKKYIPLANYFEVALQQEITLSFSELENIMGQALPNAAYLNKSWWKKTKPPLTHYLTWTNAGYYVIDIKLGTSVTFSRTQMKATANSISNDDDIPSAYIIRAIEASDARSFIHLQEEIFEQTDFMYNVQDELDLTVQQLRKNLTYWKQLKNRTILLCILNGSFAGYAVIHGHKHSKNKHVASIHLAVKEEYQGKGIGLALMEAVEKWSKQREISRLELSVMEHNDIALNLFNKLGFQQEGIRKNAIKLNNRYMNEYSFSKIL
- a CDS encoding MurR/RpiR family transcriptional regulator, yielding MSINEEIKRRFVRLSKGQRKVAQFVMNNPTAVIGNGAAEVGRQANVSESTVIRFCYAMDLSGYVELQEEIRGYLLSQNGTTLQPTYTSNKQQNTGFGKIMQRDSQNIQDTIHLINDSMLQKSSKWMHTADNIYILGTRQAASIANWLSYTLRTLRSNVKQLRSDSDDIVQQINSMGEHTTLIVFSFDKHTNDIKTIVEIAKMKKVKIIAITGSALSPIRDYASAIFALGMKNQTPLDIVPVLFSFLHALIEEMISQDKAQYDKYQQSYEQVENNLLFLDAAREKQVF